In Rhizobium sp. ARZ01, a genomic segment contains:
- the tilS gene encoding tRNA lysidine(34) synthetase TilS — translation MNGPNSQGIDETVAHFLKSFQKPARLLVAVSGGGDSVGLLLALDDALKTGGFSGFSLIACTVDHALRAGSADEALWVAALCARRGILHVVRRWDGPKPEAGIQARAREARHALLAEAARSHDADAIVTAHNLDDQRETIAMRKARRSDGVGLAGIAPATLLFGTHWVLRPLLGTSRANIRGYLKGIGQDWLEDPSNVNRNFERVRIRVEGASEPTLRGEAAEGAGQAAAEVRARMAREGAAFLSREFRAVGADLAWLPVRAIMSAMDDEAHWRALLAVIAVLGGRAHLLEADAGDRLKVFLASGRLSRMTAGRVVFDRRREGLYLYREHRGIAPATVAPFDQTVWDGRWRVQNLSGTELLVRSAMDEAALGSGEGDVPMGVVRRAARSSPLVLAGDTQAGDEHFALEPVLAPYDRYLPVFDLPLAQAIAGLFGRAPYPAPPIP, via the coding sequence GTGAACGGCCCCAATAGCCAGGGCATCGACGAAACGGTCGCCCATTTTCTCAAAAGTTTCCAAAAGCCCGCAAGGTTGCTCGTTGCCGTTTCCGGTGGCGGCGATTCCGTTGGCCTGCTGCTCGCGCTGGACGACGCGCTGAAGACGGGCGGCTTTTCCGGGTTTTCTCTCATTGCCTGTACCGTCGATCATGCGCTGCGCGCAGGGTCCGCCGATGAAGCGCTCTGGGTCGCAGCGCTTTGCGCGCGCCGGGGCATTCTGCATGTGGTGCGTCGCTGGGATGGCCCGAAGCCTGAGGCAGGTATCCAGGCGCGCGCCCGGGAGGCGCGTCATGCGCTGCTGGCAGAAGCCGCGCGTAGCCACGATGCGGATGCGATCGTCACAGCGCACAATCTCGACGACCAGCGCGAGACAATCGCGATGCGCAAGGCGCGCCGGAGCGATGGCGTGGGCCTTGCCGGCATCGCGCCCGCGACACTCCTTTTCGGCACCCATTGGGTGCTGCGACCGCTCCTTGGTACGTCGCGGGCTAACATTCGCGGCTATCTGAAAGGGATTGGTCAGGACTGGCTCGAGGATCCGAGCAACGTCAATCGCAACTTCGAGCGTGTCCGCATCCGGGTGGAGGGGGCTTCTGAACCTACGCTGCGGGGCGAGGCAGCCGAGGGCGCGGGACAAGCGGCAGCCGAGGTGCGAGCCCGGATGGCGCGGGAAGGGGCGGCGTTTCTCTCGCGCGAGTTCAGGGCCGTCGGTGCCGACCTTGCGTGGCTGCCTGTTCGGGCGATCATGTCGGCGATGGACGATGAGGCGCATTGGCGCGCCCTGCTGGCCGTGATCGCGGTGCTCGGTGGCCGCGCGCACCTGCTGGAGGCCGATGCCGGAGACCGGTTGAAGGTCTTTCTCGCAAGCGGGAGGCTGTCGCGGATGACCGCGGGCAGGGTGGTGTTCGACCGTCGCCGCGAGGGGTTGTATCTCTACCGGGAGCATCGCGGCATTGCTCCCGCAACCGTCGCGCCGTTCGACCAAACCGTCTGGGATGGTCGCTGGCGGGTGCAGAACCTTAGCGGCACAGAGCTTCTGGTGCGGTCCGCAATGGATGAGGCGGCCTTGGGATCCGGGGAGGGCGATGTCCCAATGGGTGTCGTCAGGCGCGCGGCGCGCAGCAGCCCGCTCGTTCTGGCGGGTGATACACAGGCGGGTGACGAACACTTCGCGCTCGAGCCGGTGCTCGCGCCCTACGACCGGTACCTTCCGGTGTTCGATCTGCCGCTTGCGCAAGCGATCGCCGGGCTGTTCGGGCGGGCGCCCTATCCGGCCCCGCCAATTCCGTAG
- the ybgF gene encoding tol-pal system protein YbgF, whose translation MKKIVAASLIGLAAIAGPVDALHASPLSALVNGLTPGTGKANKEVVLAQANEAMRIGELEEQIRSLNGRIEEMSFQLLQMQEQLRKTQEDNEFRFQDLESGKGSGKSGALQKPLGQASDTSQTAETQLPADPSAAGTTDTASAGSLAPQEQNLGSIRFDEQGNQIGADVNESASIGSGALPDVDSGLPTAGGQASASLDNPDDIYKAGYGHVLSGDYALAEKEFRDYLDIFPEGDKAADASFWLGEAQYSQGNFNESAKTFLNAHQTYSKSKKAPEMLLKLGMSLAALDNRETACATLREVGKRYPNASKAVKTKVTSEQSRLGC comes from the coding sequence ATGAAGAAAATCGTCGCGGCAAGCCTGATTGGCTTGGCAGCCATCGCCGGGCCAGTGGACGCGCTGCACGCGTCTCCGCTCTCGGCGCTGGTGAATGGCCTGACGCCGGGTACCGGCAAGGCGAACAAGGAAGTCGTGCTGGCGCAGGCCAACGAAGCCATGCGCATCGGCGAACTCGAAGAACAGATCCGTTCGCTGAATGGCCGGATCGAAGAGATGAGCTTCCAGTTGCTGCAGATGCAGGAGCAACTGCGCAAGACCCAGGAAGACAACGAATTCCGCTTCCAGGACCTGGAGAGCGGCAAGGGTTCCGGCAAGAGCGGCGCCCTGCAAAAGCCACTCGGCCAGGCTTCCGACACCAGCCAGACGGCAGAAACGCAGCTCCCGGCGGATCCTTCCGCCGCGGGCACGACCGACACGGCCTCCGCCGGCAGTCTGGCCCCGCAGGAGCAGAACCTCGGCTCGATCCGCTTCGACGAGCAGGGCAACCAGATCGGGGCAGACGTGAACGAGAGCGCCTCGATCGGCAGCGGGGCGCTTCCGGACGTCGACAGCGGCCTGCCGACGGCCGGCGGACAGGCAAGTGCTTCGCTCGACAATCCGGACGACATCTACAAGGCTGGTTACGGCCACGTCCTTTCGGGTGATTACGCGCTCGCCGAGAAGGAGTTCCGCGACTATCTCGACATCTTCCCCGAGGGCGACAAGGCAGCGGACGCGAGCTTTTGGCTCGGCGAAGCACAGTATTCGCAGGGAAATTTCAACGAGTCCGCCAAGACGTTCCTGAACGCGCACCAGACCTACAGCAAGTCGAAGAAGGCGCCGGAAATGCTTCTGAAGCTCGGCATGTCGCTTGCCGCGCTCGACAACCGCGAAACCGCCTGCGCGACGCTGCGTGAGGTTGGCAAGCGCTACCCGAACGCCTCTAAGGCCGTGAAGACCAAAGTGACGAGCGAGCAGAGCCGGCTCGGCTGCTGA
- the pal gene encoding peptidoglycan-associated lipoprotein Pal — protein MSRIEIPAAGRMQNLARNPAMLALFMGLALAGCANKKNLPNSAGDLGLNNATPGSTQDFTVNVGDRIFFDTDSTSVRADAAATLDKQAQWLQKYPNYAITIEGHADERGTREYNLALGARRATSTKQYLVSRGVPANRMKTISYGKEKPVAVCDDISCWSQNRRAVTVLGGAGM, from the coding sequence ATGAGCCGCATTGAAATCCCGGCCGCTGGCCGCATGCAGAATCTCGCTCGCAACCCCGCTATGCTTGCCCTGTTCATGGGTCTTGCTCTCGCTGGCTGCGCCAACAAGAAGAACCTGCCCAACAGCGCCGGCGACCTCGGCCTGAACAATGCCACCCCCGGCTCAACGCAGGATTTTACCGTCAATGTCGGCGACCGCATCTTCTTCGACACCGACTCCACTTCGGTTCGCGCCGACGCGGCTGCGACCCTCGACAAGCAGGCGCAGTGGCTGCAGAAGTATCCGAACTACGCAATCACGATCGAAGGCCATGCCGACGAACGCGGCACGCGCGAATACAACCTCGCGCTCGGCGCCCGCCGCGCGACGTCTACCAAGCAGTATCTCGTCAGCCGCGGTGTTCCGGCCAACCGGATGAAGACGATCTCCTACGGCAAGGAAAAGCCGGTCGCCGTCTGCGACGACATCTCCTGCTGGTCGCAGAACCGCCGCGCTGTTACCGTTCTCGGCGGCGCCGGAATGTAA